AGCTGCTTGCAGCCATTACCTCAGGAAAAAAGCACCTCTTCAGATGCCAATTCCACTTCTGCAGGAACTTCTGATCAACTAATTGTTtttaatccacaacaaaatcagcATAGAAATAATGGTATCTAGAATTGGTAGGAATGGTAGGTGGAGTTGGGCCAAGTGTCTTATGGGTGTATTTGTCACAGTTGCTCTTATTGCTTGTGTTTGTGGTTTCTTCTGGCTGGAGACTTTGGAGTTGTATTGCTACCTTCACATGTCTAAAATCAAACTTAAAACCTGTTCCATTTCTTCTAAGAAGAGCAGTGGGCATTGTATCACCCATGAAGGAAAGTGTCATTCTATTGCTTTGAGTGTTCGTGTATCCTTCAGATGAGACATGGAATGCTAtgttatcatagaatggcctgagttgaaaagaaccacaaatgctcatctagtttcaaccccctgctatgtgcagggttgccagccaccagcccaggctgcccagagccacatccagcctggctttgaatgcctccagggatggggcatccacaacctccttgggcagcctgttccagtgcttcaccaccctttgtatgaaaaacttcctcctaatatctaacctaaagctcctctgtctcagttcaaaaccattcccccttgtcctattactatccaCCCCTATaaagctgttccccctccttgAATGCCAGCCCCTTAAACTTGAAATAGATTTAGTTTAGGTATTTGTGCTTCCCAGAGTGTATGGCATAAAATACTCAACTTGATGAATTTCCTAATAAACAGCACATTGTTTCCTGCTCTGAAATGTAAAACACCAACAGCGTTCGTATTGCAGTGTGTCAGATTTACTTACACTGTTTCTTTATGCACAGCCATACAAAGCCCTGTTTTCTGAAGCACAAGTGGAGGCATGTTTCACTTGTTTGGTCCTTAAACTTTTATGcaattgaaatgaaaataacatctTCATTTAGTTCCTTTATTGTGTTATCCTTCATTATTTGAGTTTTTGACTGTCTGGTAAGTTGCCAGGATGCTTTAATTTTCGCTGCCTACAAAGGTCTGCAAATCTGTGTTACTCACTTTCTAAGCTCTTTCTCTGATCAGAGGAGTTGCTCACATATTTTAGGGATGATGTTTTGGAAAGCGCTTGGGTAAATGGCAGTGTTTTGTGTTTAGATTAGACAGCTTTAAATGTTTGTTCCTAAAGCTGCCTGGCGTGAAGGCTCAGATGGCTGATAGCGGTAAGTACAGGAGCCCAGTCTGCTCCAGCAGGAGACAGAAACCTCCTGGATGGTGGTAGTGTGTGGCTGCATATGACAAATATGCAAAGCATAggagaaatgtatttataaaaggcGGGGGGGAGTGATTTGGGATGATTACACTATAATTGTTTTGGTGACTCAACATCCTTGTCTGTGCTTCATTTTCCAGTGCTGACTAAGGTGGGTGAGTAGTTGGGAACGTGTACTGAAATGGAATTTCGGCATCAtcttacaggaaaagaaagcagggaaaaagCAGAAGCTTTTCGTTTTGACAACTGTATGGTCCAGTAAGGGACTGGGCTGCAAACATCTGCACCGTATTAGAGGGTTTCGGttcatattttccttatttaatgCAATTAGTTTGTATCTGTGTGTGCCATCTTACTGGTAAGGTGGTCACTTTTAGAGAAGAGATTATTGTTTTGGTTAAGTTTGATATTTCTTAACCCGGTGAGAAAGGATGGAGGCAGTCTGTAGTTCTGATGTGCGGAATGTTCAGCGATGTGTGCGGGActtcttttgattttgtttgctgCAATGCTTTCTTTATAAGTATGTGatctttcttcttgctttcagaTCCTGACTATTAACTTACATAAGCTTTAAAAATGGGAAGAATTTTTCTGGATCACATTGGCGGCACTCGCCTGTTCTCCTGTGCAAACTGTGACACCATTCTGACCAATCGTTCGGAGCTCATCTCCACTCGCTTTACAGGGGCCACAGGGAGAGCCTTTCTTTTTAACAAGGTTGGTAAGAAGCTGAGGGTGAACTACTTGCTTTAGAAAAATGACTGTCTGGGAAATGAATCTGTCATCAGTTGGCACTGACTCTTAATGGCTAGCAAAAAAGTATAGTGTGTCTGTATCCTCAGCCACagagcctttctttttcttgggatGCATTTGAAACAATAATCTAAGATTTTTAAGAAGCACACCTTactattttaattctgatttgTGGAAGCAGTGACATCAGTTACTACAAATTAGGTAGATGTAGTACAAGTAGTTCAGTCTTGGTTAGTTGAATTTGCTGGGGCCCTCTCACCCAAAGCTGAACGAGGTACTCTGCACTCATGGACTCCTTATGAAAGAATTTCATGCCTCTCAGTTAAACAGCAGTGGTTGTACATCCTTGAGAAATATATCTTCCAAAGCATGAGCTCTTCTAGGCAGGTAGGGCTACAGACTATTACACTTGAGCTTTCAAGTGCCACAAGCTCTTTACTTTTAAAGCACTGAGAGTCATGCCTATTGTTTTCAAGCTTTGCTCCGTGCAGACTaattctttctattccttctttcctgtacATCTGGATCAGGTGGTAAATCTGCAGTACAGTGAAGTTCAGGATCGGGTCATGCTCACTGGCCGCCACATGGTTCGAGACGTGAGCTGCaagaactgcaacagcaaacTGGGCTGGATCTATGAATTTGCCACTGAAGACAGCCAGCGCTACAAGGAAGGCCGTGTTATCCTGGAAAGAGCTTTGGTCCGAGAGAGCGAAGGATTTGAGGAGCATGTTCCATCTGATAATTCCTGAAGAGGCTTGAATCTTCTCTCAGGTTCTCTTCATTTGAAACTTAAAGTaataaaatcaacaaaaaaatctgcttacaTACACTGTCACCTTAGCATCAGAGTCGGATTCATGGACTACAGAGTGGGAAAGATTGTGAGAGTATTTCAGATggaaccttcctttctttgttcctttATATTTTACTTTCCCTCCAGCAGCTGTTTGTAGAAAGATTGTTTTGCAGTTGCTGTaagtttttctctcttgcattTCCATCTGTTAGATCGGAGACAGTATCTGCAGATACAGTGAgctaaaaggaaaatgttggaagaatttttcttttgttagagAGAGATCaatggttgtttttgtttggttttttttttttagtttgcaCAAATTGATGTCAGCgtaaagttattttaaaattacaggtgttttttaaaagtatattcCAATTTTTGGCATAAGATTTTAGCTACTTTTTTTCTACTCAATCTTTTCACCTGATTTGCTAGCTAAAGTAAAGAGATCCGAATTTGTGCCGAGTGCTAAAGGTTCAGTGTTGGTACAGCTTGGGCTGGCCCTCGTGCCATATTCTTGTTGAGGTTGATTGGTAGCACAGAGCCCATTATTTCTTGTCATTCTTGACCCAAAGATGTCACCATTCCTTGTTTATTTGTGAAGTCCCGGTCACCATAAACTGGTGTTGATTGGAAACTATTCTTGAAATAGGGCAAAACTGCttggctttcttcttttttttttttaattaattttaacagaTGTAACTTATAcccataataataataaagtagtTGTCTGTTTAGTCTTGCGTTgcttacaaaacaaaagctgtgttTGTAATGATAAGGATCCACTGAGAAACTCCTGTTTTGGCAGtaaattttttgtttctctacTAATCTCATTAAGTAGACGGGCAATTGCAAACCTTAATTCTTCAAGTGGCTTTCTTCAAACCCAGAACTTCCTATGTtaaacacagctgctgtgtaAAAGGAGAAGACTGCCAGCATGTTTGTTCATGCATCCAGTTATACAATCTGCATCTTGTGAAAAGATTAACTGAACAGCTTGTTTTCAAATGCCGCTTCTGGTGTTGAAACTCTTTCAACTTAGTTGAACTTTTTCATTGTGGTGTTCACGTTTTTATCTTTCTGGGCAGCAGTACATGTCGCCTAGTAGTACCTAGTGACTTGGGTTCCTGCTTTCTTGTAGAGGTCAGCTCTGTTTAAAACAGTGATCTTGCTTGCCTGGTAGCAAAGATGCTCTTTGTTGACTTAGCTCAAGGGTGCCCAAACACTTTCATTGTCTTAAGCCATAAGTTGAGATCTCAAGGGCTGCAATTATTCTGAATGTTAGATATGTATGATTCATTATCaaagatgtgtttatttttttcatattggaTAAATTGTGGTCAGAGTGAAATAGATTCCCCACAGGTGTAAAGGGAGAAACAAATAGATCCGGCCTCTTGCCTTTCAGAGTAACTTCTTCACTAGCTGCAGCTCCATATCTGAAACTAAAATGTGAATGCTGACTACGcagagtatttttaattttctggagTTGCTTAGTGGCAATTTGGACACCCCTGACTTGAATTTGCTGCCTACTTGATGTAAAAGTAGCTTTATTATAGAAATGTTATATAGAAGGAAAACAGTAGATCACATACCAGAGCTGTGCTTGAATCAAGCTGCTTAAACAGTAGTGTACTTGTGCCTCAAATCAGTTCTTGCACTGAGTACAGTAGTACCCCATTATCTCgggtttttttctgtctttcacaaACCCCAGAAGTCCCACTAGCATGGTTCTCTGCAGACTTTTCTTGTACTTCTGACATTACAGTACAATAAAGTATGTTTTGTCCTGAATTGGTATTTGCtattctttttcagttgttttgtttgcatggAGTCTGTCAAATGAATGTTGTAACCTGTCTTCACTTTCCTCAATTGATTAAATAATTGAGTTTCTACAGCGTGGTGATAAGCTGTGGATGAGCATCTCCCTGAATGGGTTACAAGAGAGCATATAGTTGGGTTTTGGAAGTGCTAAGTAGTGTTTCAAGCATATCATTTGGACGCCAGAAAGCCTTcaatttattaaagaaaaaatacaagaaatttaTCATTTAATGGGATTCTGGATGATGaacttttgtttctgtctttggAAAGCCAACAAGCTAAGCAGAAGTCCAACTTCTGCAAGAAATGCAGAGCTTTAGTTTACTAAATGGCTTAGGAATTGAATAATTGGGTGTCTGTGTATCTGGAATTGTTTGTGCATGCATGCAAACGTTAGGGAGAAGCTTTCTGCATTAGCAGCCGGTCAGATTCAGAAACTAGCTGAAGAACCAAGGTGAGAGATCACTGCAGTGGTGCAATGCAGCCTAGGACTTATTCAAATTTAGAACAAGGCTTCTTCACTTTGGTACACTGTTAAACTGAGATGTTAAAGATGACTTTTCCTGAGGTCTGTGATCTGAAGAATACAGTAGAGGTGAACTCATTAAAACGTATGAAACTTGAGTCCATTGCAGTGTTAAAATGGAATCTGAGAAGCTTTGGATTGCCTTCCACCTGTGTGCTGTTCCCCTCTGTGCCACCTGGGTGGCTCTGGGAGTGTTTCCCCTCAAATTTTGATACTTCTTCCTTGAGATGCTTAGTGTGTGAGTACAGATAACTTACAGGGGACAAGGTGGTTAGTTATAGCACAGCTGGCAACAGAgatgttattttttgttattattttgtaataGGTCATTAGCTTTACATTGCCACATAAGGGATGGTGACAGCACATTGTAACCCCCCTGTTGCATGAATGAAGACCTTGGGATTGATCCTTTGAGACTTTAGTTTGGGCAGAAGCTTAGGCTTCAGCTTGGGCCAGCAATGGTGCCATAGCTTTTGCTACCATTTCATCCTCTAGTTGCTGTCTAGATGTACCCCAAGGTTGCTGACTACTGTTTCAGCAGGGCACAGCTTTGGGAAGATGAAAagtttggatgttgtgtttgtggactgaaaaagcattttaattagGTTTTCTATGGATATTCAGAATCACTCTTGAGATGGCACGTGTATCCCGTGACTCAGAAAAAGCAGCGTGACACTGGGCTGTAGCAGGCTGGCATAGGCTGCTTCTTACTGGGCAAACTTGTCTCCACAGTTTTCCACCAGATAGTAGGAAACAAAGTTGACAGTTGCTCAGTAAATTAGCAGGTAAGGAACTGATGAAGCTGCAGCTCAGGACACAATTGCCCAGAAGAGTTAGCAGGGAAAGTTATTGCATTGACATGGGCAAAGGCTGAccagttattattattatttttttttaaataggaagaGAAACCTCAGCTGTGACATTGCAGCAACGTGTAAAACCAGAAATACTGTGTTGTTTCCTTCTCGGAACTCCATTCACTCCTTTAACAGAACAATAGAGGAAGTTCACTCAAAATGGGTTTCTTGGGGATCTTGAGGGCTTTGCACGTTCCCTTGTACTTGTTAGGGGTGAAACATTTCAGATTTCCCTTGCTTGCTTGCTTAGAACACTGATTAGGATTGCTCTCCATTGACAacaggttgatggttggactagatgctttggtcttttccaatcctaATGATTCTAGACCCTGTTTTCATAGGGCTTTGAAGAGCTATGTGATTTAGAGACCCCTTTCTTCATAAGCTATAGATGAAATTGCATAATGCATTCTTAGTTTCACTGTAACTTCCCATTGTACGCTTCACTCTGGCGTAAGGATTTCTTATCCCTTACATCAAAAAAACATAGGAATAGAAATAAGGGGAGAAATTTGGTCTTTGCCTGCATGTCTTCTAGTTGTTGCTGGTAAATCTGCTGGCAGCCTAGCACAGCCTTTCACTCTGTAAGGCCCCTGCTGGAAGGGTAAAAGAGGATCTCTGGttaaaagaggaaggaaaatgctaaTGTTTGGGATTCAGGGAAAGTGAACCTTGGGCATTGTAGAGATCCTAAGGTCCCCTGAAAAACAGTGGATGATGCTGAATTAAAGTTGTTTCTCTTCAAACCTCATTGAACTGTAGGGCACtaacaggaaggaaagaagaatcgGAGTGGAGTTTCTGGCCTTTGTGTTTGGGTGAATGGAGCTTCAAAACAAgctctgtttttgttcttgttatcTGAAGCATTCAGTGTTGTCAGAAATATGCATTCCTTACAGAAGCAAAAGTGAAGGAACAAACTATGCTATTTATTTCCTGTGTATGTGAGAGGGTAGACAGGTGGGGCAGAGAAGTTCTCAGACCTTATGTTCTGACTCAGACTATGAGAGAGATGTGTGCTTGCCTAGCATCGAGATCCGCTGATGTTCACTTCTAGAACTCACTGAAATTTACACCAAGGATTTTTGCTTTGTCCCTTTGAAAGCATTTGATTTGACTATTGCAAACATTTACAGGTGTGAATCTCCAGTATCTCTGCACCTTCCTTGCAGAACAAGCACAGCTTAAGGATCTGGGGAAGTGCTTGATTTGCCAATGTTAGGAGTCAATTCTGGTATTACTATACCAGCATGAGAGATTAGTTGCTTCATTTCAGGAGGAATCAATGCTTTGTCTGTCCCATGTCTGCCTGCTGGGGAAGCATTAACTTAGTGACGTGCTCGGTAGGCCTCCACTCTTGGGATGAGGTTTCTTAATATGATTTCTACTGTAGCCAAAAGTACATCAGAGAGTGATGATTTAGGTCGCAAAAGTAGAACACCCATAGCACCAGCTTTCCAATGGATCGGGCAGCATATGGTTACCCTGTCCCTGCATCTGAGATGGACTATTTTAAGACATAATGGTCCATCCCAAGTTAGATCTCCAGTATAAGAAATGTCAATTCAAGTAATGCTTGGTAAACTTATAAACAGCTGAAAACAGAGTTGTATATTGAAAAATGCCAAGCAGCCTTAATGTTGTAGTTACTCTTTGCACAAACCTTTCATTTTGCTAGAAAAAATGGGATGAGCCCAGCTGCCAACAAGAACACCCGTTTGGACAGAGGGatggaaaactgcatttttgccagagacCCAAGCAAGGACTCCTTGCCTGACATTTCACCTCATTGTTTTGAAACTGAGCCTGGAGGTCTTTTAAGATGAATGTGGGACTGTTTCTGTGGCTCCCTTAATAGGTAAAAGACTTCTGACTACTCTGTACTTTGATTACCGACTCAATTCTACCTTTAGCAAAATCCTAAGCTGACCCAGCACAGCTGGTGGGGTGTGATGGAGGTGACAGAATTAATTTTCAGGAGAAACAAACAGGGACAAGGAcccctgcacagagctgttggtttattttcctctcccatcctaaaattaatagaaaaagagatggctgcagctgagcactgcagtaTACATCCACAGGTGGTGGACTGCCTTGCACACTCCCTTTACTGCTTGTTTTGTAAAGGGGtgttttgctcttctctgaTACCTGCTGTGGCCAGATTGCAGAAAGGAATGACAGCCACTGATCTCACTTCTACTTTGTGTATGGCTTTGGTCACGTGTCCGTTGCAGGTAAATCCAgtttctctgcagagcactgaTGTTCCACACATCAGCTCCAGTTTTAAGACACTTGTTGTCAAGGACATGCTGTTGCCTTCCCTTCTGAGAAATTCTGTGAGCTGACCCTTACAGGGAAGTGTGAACTCAGCTCACTGCCAGCCCACATTCTGGGAGCAGCTACACCCCACCCATCTGCATTAGCCCTGAACTGCAGTGTACCGACTGCAGTAGTCAATGGCTGTGTTTGAAAAGTGCTCATGGCTGGGTATGTACTGCACGCAAAATGTTAAAAACCCTGTGTTTTAATGGAGAACTCTTTTCTGGCAGTACAACAGGACTCCCTGGATGTTTCAAGATGCAAGGATGAGTGCTTGTGACTGTGTGGAAGGACAGTCTGTGACTGCTCTGTTGCTCTTGAGCTGCAGACTGACATCTTTGGTGTAAAGTATGCTTGTGCCACTTCAACATCTCGAGTTGCATTCTGAGCttgtgtttgtttccttctgaaataGAATTTCAGTCAAGCTCTTCTCAAAGCTGTGCAGCGGCACTATTGCAATGCCATGTGTCAGGCCAACCCTTGTTAGCCACGTGTAGGTCAGAGAGAGGCTTGAAGGAAACCTAATGCTACTTtatctttcctgtgttttgcACTGAGGGCGTTGAATGTGGAGCTCTCTGAGGCAGCTGGTGCCTTAAAATAGATGTAGAACTCCTATTGTTCAGGTGACATAATGAGGCTGAGAAACAATGCAGAAGGAGGTGGTAGCTGATATATTTTGACTGACTCTTTTTCCtgactttattattattatttaaaagagTATTTTAAGAATACAGGAAAATGAAGGGCCAGTGTCTGGCTGGAAAAGTTGGGAGGTACGTTCTGCACAAAGACCAAACGTGACTTAACGCCTATGTCTGACAGGAGCTAATTTAGAAAttgcctcctgctctgcagagggCTGCACTGCAGCGTCAAACTGCTTGATTACCTTTCTGCCCTCCCCTCTTTCTTCAAATGAGGAAGGAGGACCAAACAGAAGCTGTGCTTGCGGCCGCTACTCTCACCATGGATTCAGGAGCACTGCACTGAAGTCCTTGCCCCAGAATGCAGGCAATGCAGGGTAGGTTATGATATAAATGCAGGCACCTCCAGACCTGTTTGTCCTTTACAAGACCCCAAGCATTGTATTTTGGGAAAGAAGAGTTGCCACAAACATCACCCTGGCTGGAGATTCTGCTGAGGGCACTGGGGAGATATCTTAGGCAAGCTTTATAGAACCCAGCATGTCCTCAGGGGTCGTTTCAGTGAAGCAGCATTTACCAGCTCTGGTCTAAATTATGCTTCCTAAAATCCTGCTTATGTCATGTGGAAGCAGGATGAGGACAGTGGCAATGAGGACTTGGGCCTATGCCCAGGTCTGCCACCAGCTAGCTACAACCTCCCAGAAGTGACTCCACATTCTTGTTCTTCAGGTTACTCCCATCCTACGTGAAATAAGAGGGCTATGGAAGAGCTAGAACTGTTCTTGAAAGTATTATTTTGTAGATTAAAGAAGCTGTGGCAACATAAGGCTACAACACTGTTTCTATCACAAGACAAGCTTGAGTCAGCCACTGCCTTTGAAACATCTGTGGTGTTGGCTAAAATAGACTTTCCTACCAGATTTGATGTACATTGAAGGAGTTGTGAAAATATCCCAAAAtaggaggagggaaggggaatATCAGataagaggagaagaaaaaccaTTGGAGTAAAACAACAGCTGTGAAACGGTTTCCCCACTTTTGTCATTGCTATTCTTTTTCCTGCTAGACTGATTAACTTACTGGACCAGTTAAATTGTGATACAGTGAACAGAACTGCTGTGtggagcttacaagcaggagggggaccgTCTTTTTATGTGATCtgatagtgatgggacaagggggaatggctttaaactaaaataggggaaatttaggttaggttttaggaagaaattcttcactcagaagtctggcactgctgcccagagcgGTCGGTGCCCTGTacctggaggtgcccaaggccaggttggatgggccctgggcagcctgagctggtggtgaGCAGCCCTATTTTCTTACTCCTTTTTAACCAGAatcaaaagaaagtaaaaacaaaaaaacttgaagaaaaaggcagatgCAGAGGTTCacatgcagtgtttttctctaTCACTTTTGCCAAAGCAAGGAAGGAATGAAGGAAACATGACTTCATGTAAATTGTTTTTCCTTGCCTATTTCTAGACCCATTTTTATTGATTAATTGTAATTAAGCAGAAAGTATTGGAATGACTTGTACGTCAGTCATAATGGACACCACTGTAATTATAATATTCTCTTAGCAAATCTTAAGGCTCCATCGTTACTCCTGCTTAGCACATAttgccttgctgaagtcaggGCTGTTTCACCACAGCTTGAGCTGCTTCTGTGGTCCACAAAAATACGACTCACACTAGAAGACACACAATTTATTGACAGTCTACTTAAAACTTTTAACAGTCTGATCAAAGAGTGTTCACTCACCCACTTATAATGGTTCTAACAATCATAAATTGTATTATCTACAGTATTAGAGAGAAAGAGgatacaagaaaaaaaccttaACAATATCAGTGtccaagcacacacacacagacatccTTGGCTGTAGCTTCTTCTGCGTTTTGCTCCTCCCTCTGCCATCTGGGGTGGCTGCATGCACTGTGGCCCCGAGGCCTTCAGCCCAGCACTGTGTGATGATGGCCGGGCTCCTCCATCCTCCTCACCAGCACGGTGGTGCTTGGGTTCCTGTCTTCCCTCTGCTGGAACCCACCTGGAGCTGCTCACACCCAGTTCTGAGGCTCTCCCCACCGTGTTCTTGGAGCTGGATACGTGCACACCTCGTTGTGTCCCTGAAGGTTTCAAGGCCCTGCAGCCATAACTGTCTGCCTCCCTGTGTTGCgtttctcctgcagctccaggagaGCTTGCTGTGCCAGTAGG
This genomic stretch from Meleagris gallopavo isolate NT-WF06-2002-E0010 breed Aviagen turkey brand Nicholas breeding stock chromosome 2, Turkey_5.1, whole genome shotgun sequence harbors:
- the YPEL5 gene encoding protein yippee-like 5, which encodes MGRIFLDHIGGTRLFSCANCDTILTNRSELISTRFTGATGRAFLFNKVVNLQYSEVQDRVMLTGRHMVRDVSCKNCNSKLGWIYEFATEDSQRYKEGRVILERALVRESEGFEEHVPSDNS